In Microbacterium sp. 1.5R, the following are encoded in one genomic region:
- a CDS encoding TetR/AcrR family transcriptional regulator: MPRPPLARERVLDAFESIVIEDGERAATLDATAKAAGVSKGGLLYHFGSKDELAAGLIERLDALTTLDLERMTSAEEGPVAYYVRTSVMEDDALDRVLIAATRLAQGGSAPAADALRRNRDRWEDTIRPHVRDAASLDLVMLLSDGLYFNNSLDVHGPERLVPRSDELSDLIALVLRATAP; encoded by the coding sequence ATGCCCCGACCTCCCCTCGCCCGCGAACGCGTCCTGGACGCCTTCGAATCGATCGTCATCGAAGACGGTGAGCGGGCGGCCACGTTGGATGCGACAGCGAAGGCCGCCGGCGTGTCGAAGGGCGGCCTCCTCTATCACTTCGGCTCGAAGGACGAGCTGGCAGCGGGCCTCATCGAGCGCCTCGATGCGCTCACCACTCTGGATCTCGAGCGGATGACCTCGGCCGAAGAGGGCCCCGTCGCGTACTACGTGCGCACCTCCGTGATGGAGGACGACGCGCTGGACCGCGTCCTCATTGCCGCCACCCGCCTGGCCCAAGGCGGCTCGGCACCCGCTGCCGACGCGCTGCGACGCAACCGCGACCGCTGGGAGGACACGATCCGTCCTCATGTGCGGGATGCCGCGAGCCTCGATCTCGTGATGCTGCTCAGCGACGGTCTGTATTTCAACAACTCGCTCGATGTGCACGGTCCCGAACGCCTGGTGCCGAGAAGTGACGAGCTGTCCGACCTGATCGCGCTCGTGTTGCGCGCCACCGCTCCCTGA
- a CDS encoding MFS transporter, which yields MTRTASIPTTETDAPRVGARGWAALVVLMLPVLLVSVDNTVLSFALPEISIALAPTGAEQLWIIDVYPLVLAGLLVTMGTLGDRFGRRRMLLIGATGFAAVSALAAFAPTAGLLIAARALLGFFGAMLMPSTLSLLRSIFTNRDQRRLAIAVWASAFSAGSALGPIVGGFLLEHFDWGSVFLIAVPVLIPLLIAAPLLVPESRDPHPGRIDIVSIMLSMAAMIPVVYAIKSLAVDGPSLTAGAWALLGIVMGYLFVRRQLAAEVPMLDMQLFRRGSFSGAILVNLLSVVALVGFLYFVSQHLQLVLGLSPMTAGAALVPGMAAMIVAGLSVVPISRRVPPHVLVPAGLAFSVAGYLLVAFTTADHGVAPLIIAFVVLGIGIGAAETISNELILSSAPAEKAGAASAVSETAYELGAVLGTAVLGGLITAFYRGALVIPSGIPAEAAHAATETLAGAYTAAKDLPAQLGDALWDAAAAAFGSGVLVTSLIGAGLVIVAGVIAAVTLRKAPSH from the coding sequence ATGACCCGTACTGCGTCGATCCCGACGACAGAGACGGATGCTCCCCGCGTCGGCGCCCGTGGCTGGGCGGCACTCGTCGTGCTCATGCTGCCGGTGCTCCTGGTGTCGGTGGACAACACGGTGCTGAGCTTCGCGCTGCCCGAGATCTCCATCGCGCTCGCGCCCACCGGAGCGGAGCAGCTGTGGATCATCGATGTGTATCCGCTCGTGCTCGCCGGGCTGCTCGTGACCATGGGCACACTCGGAGACCGCTTCGGGCGTCGTCGGATGCTGCTGATCGGCGCGACCGGCTTCGCGGCCGTGTCGGCACTCGCTGCGTTCGCCCCCACGGCAGGTCTTCTCATCGCCGCGCGAGCGCTGCTCGGCTTCTTCGGTGCGATGCTGATGCCGTCGACCCTCTCGCTGCTGCGCTCGATCTTCACGAACCGCGATCAGCGGCGCCTCGCCATCGCGGTCTGGGCGTCGGCGTTCTCCGCGGGCTCGGCCCTCGGCCCGATCGTCGGCGGCTTCCTGCTCGAGCACTTCGACTGGGGCTCGGTCTTCCTGATCGCCGTGCCCGTGCTGATCCCGCTCCTCATCGCGGCGCCGCTGCTCGTTCCCGAAAGCCGCGACCCGCACCCCGGACGCATCGACATCGTCAGCATCATGCTCTCGATGGCAGCGATGATCCCGGTCGTCTACGCGATCAAGTCGCTCGCCGTCGACGGCCCCAGCCTCACTGCGGGGGCGTGGGCGCTGCTCGGCATCGTGATGGGGTATCTCTTCGTGCGGCGTCAGCTCGCTGCCGAGGTCCCGATGCTCGACATGCAGCTGTTCCGCCGGGGCTCGTTCTCGGGGGCGATCCTCGTGAACCTCCTGAGCGTCGTGGCGCTCGTGGGCTTCCTCTACTTCGTGTCGCAGCACCTGCAGCTCGTCCTCGGTCTCTCGCCGATGACGGCCGGCGCAGCGCTCGTGCCCGGAATGGCCGCGATGATCGTCGCCGGCCTCTCGGTCGTGCCGATCTCACGGCGAGTGCCACCGCACGTGCTCGTGCCCGCCGGTCTCGCGTTCTCTGTCGCCGGCTACCTCCTGGTCGCGTTCACGACGGCGGATCACGGCGTCGCTCCGCTGATCATCGCCTTCGTGGTGCTGGGCATCGGCATCGGGGCGGCGGAGACGATCTCGAATGAGCTGATCCTGTCCAGTGCTCCGGCCGAGAAGGCGGGCGCGGCCAGCGCCGTCTCCGAGACCGCCTACGAGCTGGGAGCGGTGCTCGGCACCGCCGTCCTCGGCGGCCTGATCACCGCGTTCTACCGCGGGGCGCTGGTGATTCCCTCCGGCATCCCAGCGGAGGCGGCGCACGCCGCGACGGAGACGCTGGCCGGCGCCTACACTGCCGCGAAGGATCTCCCCGCGCAGCTCGGAGACGCGTTGTGGGATGCGGCTGCCGCCGCCTTCGGATCGGGTGTCCTGGTGACCTCGCTGATCGGCGCGGGCCTGGTGATCGTGGCCGGGGTGATCGCCGCCGTCACACTGCGCAAGGCGCCCTCGCACTGA
- a CDS encoding 3-isopropylmalate dehydrogenase, translating to MSRVVKLAVIPGDGIGPEVVAEAEKVLDAVTASSDVTFDKTRFSLGAARFLETGDTLTDDDLQSISEHDAILLGAVGGTPGDPRLKDANIERGLLLKLRFTLDHYVNLRPSKLFAGASGPLANPGEIDFVVVREGTEGPYVGNGGAIRKGTPHEVANETSVNTAFGVERVVRYAFDLAERRSKKITLVHKTNVLVHAGAIWQRVVDEVASEHPDVSVDYLHVDAATIFLVTDPSRFDVIVTDNLFGDILTDLAGAVTGGIGLAASGNINPDGTFPSMFEPVHGSAPDIAGQQKADPTAAILSVALLLDHLGLGAEAARVSAAVESDIATRTGARTTAEIGSAIAALL from the coding sequence ATGTCGCGTGTCGTGAAGCTGGCCGTCATCCCCGGTGACGGAATCGGCCCAGAGGTCGTCGCCGAGGCCGAGAAGGTCCTCGACGCGGTCACCGCATCGAGCGATGTGACGTTCGACAAGACGCGCTTCTCGCTCGGCGCCGCCCGTTTCCTCGAGACGGGCGACACTCTCACCGACGATGATCTGCAGTCGATCTCCGAACACGACGCGATCCTGCTCGGCGCGGTCGGCGGCACGCCAGGAGACCCGCGCCTGAAGGACGCGAACATCGAGCGCGGCCTGCTGCTGAAACTCCGCTTCACGCTGGATCATTACGTCAATCTGCGTCCGTCCAAGCTCTTCGCCGGTGCCTCGGGTCCGCTCGCGAACCCCGGCGAGATCGACTTCGTCGTCGTCCGCGAGGGCACTGAGGGGCCGTACGTCGGCAACGGCGGCGCGATCCGCAAGGGCACACCGCACGAGGTCGCCAACGAGACGTCCGTGAACACGGCATTCGGTGTCGAGCGGGTCGTGCGATACGCGTTCGATCTCGCCGAACGTCGCAGCAAGAAGATCACCCTCGTGCATAAGACGAACGTGCTCGTGCACGCCGGCGCCATCTGGCAGCGCGTCGTCGACGAGGTCGCGTCCGAGCATCCCGACGTGTCCGTCGACTACCTGCACGTCGATGCCGCGACGATCTTCCTCGTCACCGATCCCTCGCGCTTCGACGTGATCGTCACCGACAACCTCTTCGGCGACATCCTCACCGATCTCGCAGGCGCTGTCACCGGCGGCATCGGACTCGCCGCATCGGGCAACATCAACCCCGACGGCACCTTCCCGTCGATGTTCGAGCCGGTGCACGGCTCGGCTCCCGACATCGCGGGGCAGCAGAAGGCCGACCCCACCGCGGCGATCCTGTCGGTCGCGCTGCTGCTCGACCACCTCGGACTCGGAGCGGAGGCCGCTCGAGTGAGTGCCGCCGTCGAATCCGACATCGCGACCCGTACGGGTGCGCGCACGACCGCGGAGATCGGCTCCGCGATCGCTGCTCTGCTCTGA
- a CDS encoding branched-chain amino acid aminotransferase: MTTIDAETTVAPLEFAVTKNLTAATPGRVAEVHENPGFGVVFTDHMVDICWSVKGGWHRPRVQPYGPIPLDPAASVLHYAQEIFEGIKAYRHADGSIHTFRPDRNAARLQASARRLALPELPTEYFIQSLREIIAVDGRWVPSGADQSLYLRPFMFAKEAFLGVRAAQKVAYYVIASPAGAYFTGGVKPVRIWLSEDYARAGKGGTGKAKTGGNYASSLLAQSEASAKGCDQVVFLNEQRNVEELGGMNVVFVFKDGRVVTPESDSILEGITRDSLLQLAEDRGYAVEKRPISIDEWREGVASGDIVEVFACGTAAVVTPIGALVGEGFDEPQPLGELALSLREELTDIQYGRREDKHGWLLRLDV, from the coding sequence ATGACGACCATCGACGCCGAGACCACCGTGGCTCCGCTGGAGTTCGCTGTGACCAAGAACCTGACCGCCGCGACGCCCGGTCGGGTCGCCGAGGTTCACGAGAACCCGGGGTTCGGTGTCGTGTTCACCGACCACATGGTCGACATCTGCTGGTCCGTCAAGGGCGGATGGCACCGACCGCGCGTGCAGCCCTACGGACCCATCCCGCTCGACCCGGCCGCGTCCGTGCTGCACTACGCCCAGGAGATCTTCGAGGGCATCAAGGCCTATCGTCACGCCGACGGCTCGATCCACACGTTCCGCCCCGACCGCAACGCGGCACGACTGCAGGCCAGCGCGCGTCGACTCGCGCTCCCGGAGCTGCCCACCGAGTACTTCATCCAGTCGCTGCGCGAGATCATCGCGGTCGACGGTCGCTGGGTTCCCTCAGGTGCCGACCAGAGCCTGTACCTGCGTCCGTTCATGTTCGCCAAGGAGGCCTTCCTCGGTGTTCGCGCGGCTCAGAAGGTCGCGTACTACGTGATCGCCAGCCCAGCCGGAGCGTACTTCACCGGGGGAGTGAAGCCCGTGCGGATCTGGCTCTCCGAGGACTACGCCCGTGCCGGCAAGGGCGGCACCGGCAAGGCGAAGACCGGCGGCAACTACGCCTCGAGCCTGCTCGCGCAGAGTGAGGCGAGCGCGAAGGGCTGCGACCAGGTCGTGTTCCTCAACGAGCAGCGCAACGTCGAGGAGCTCGGCGGCATGAACGTCGTGTTCGTCTTCAAAGACGGCCGCGTCGTGACGCCCGAGTCCGACAGCATCCTCGAGGGGATCACACGCGATTCGCTGCTGCAGCTCGCCGAAGACCGCGGCTACGCGGTCGAGAAGCGTCCGATCTCCATCGACGAGTGGCGCGAGGGTGTGGCCTCAGGCGATATCGTCGAGGTCTTCGCCTGCGGCACCGCCGCCGTCGTGACTCCCATCGGTGCTCTCGTCGGCGAGGGCTTCGATGAGCCGCAGCCGCTCGGCGAACTGGCCCTGTCGCTGCGCGAAGAGCTCACCGACATCCAGTACGGCCGCCGTGAGGACAAGCACGGCTGGCTTCTGCGGCTCGACGTCTGA
- a CDS encoding fumarylacetoacetate hydrolase family protein translates to MKIARFSHDDAILFGIVDDTDLVVLSGDPLFAGYEPTGDRVPIADAVILAPVIPRSKIVCVGKNYHDHAAEMGGVAPEEPLLFLKPNTAVIGPGDAIVRPSISEQTEYEGELAVVIGRVAKNVKAADALDHVLGYTIANDVTARDLQRKDGQWARAKGFDTFCPLGPTISTDFDPSVATIETRINGEVRQKAPLTDMIHSVEAIIEHASAAFTLLPGDVILTGTPAGVGEFVAGDTVEVEITGLGILRNTVRDAVRAS, encoded by the coding sequence ATGAAGATCGCCCGATTCAGCCATGACGACGCCATCCTCTTCGGGATCGTCGATGACACCGACCTCGTCGTCCTCTCGGGCGATCCGCTCTTCGCGGGCTACGAGCCCACGGGTGACCGGGTGCCGATCGCAGACGCGGTGATCCTCGCTCCGGTGATCCCGCGCTCCAAGATCGTCTGCGTCGGCAAGAACTACCACGATCACGCCGCCGAGATGGGGGGAGTCGCCCCCGAGGAGCCGCTGCTGTTCCTCAAGCCCAACACCGCCGTCATCGGCCCGGGAGACGCCATCGTGCGCCCCTCGATCTCGGAGCAGACAGAGTACGAGGGTGAGCTCGCTGTCGTGATCGGTAGGGTCGCGAAGAACGTGAAGGCCGCGGATGCCCTCGATCACGTGCTCGGCTACACGATCGCCAACGACGTCACCGCGCGTGACCTCCAGCGCAAGGACGGTCAGTGGGCTCGGGCGAAGGGCTTCGACACCTTCTGCCCTCTCGGCCCGACCATCAGCACCGACTTCGACCCCTCGGTCGCGACGATCGAGACCCGCATCAACGGCGAGGTGCGGCAGAAGGCCCCGCTCACCGACATGATCCACTCGGTCGAGGCGATCATCGAGCATGCCTCGGCGGCCTTCACGCTGCTCCCCGGCGACGTCATCCTCACGGGTACGCCGGCAGGTGTGGGGGAGTTCGTCGCCGGGGACACCGTCGAGGTCGAGATCACCGGACTGGGTATCCTGCGCAACACCGTGCGCGACGCCGTGCGCGCGTCATGA